From Homalodisca vitripennis isolate AUS2020 chromosome 1, UT_GWSS_2.1, whole genome shotgun sequence, the proteins below share one genomic window:
- the LOC124355537 gene encoding octapeptide-repeat protein T2-like codes for MRIDMQTDRQADTCSQTDRQAGRQTHAASQTGSQTDRQTHAARLTGRQADTCRQTGRLANTCSQTERQAGRQMQPVSQTDRQTHAARQTGRQANTCSQTDRQTDEQTHAARQTDRQADTCSQTDRQAGRHMQTDRQAGKYMQPD; via the exons ATGCGGATTgacatgcagacagacagacaggcagacacatGCAGCCAGACTgacaggcaggcaggcaggcagacACATGCAGCCAGTCAGACAGGCAG ccagacagacaggcagacacatGCAGCCAGACTGACAGGCAGGCAGGCAGACAcatgcagacagacaggcaggctGGCAAATACATGCAGCCAGACTGAGAGGCAGGCAGGCAGACAAATGCAGCCAGTCAgtcagacagacaggcagacacatgcagccagacagacaggcaggcaggCAAATACATGcagccagacagacagacagacagacgagcAGACACATGCAGCccgtcagacagacagacaggcagacacatGCAGCCAGACTGACAGGCAGGCAGGCAGACAcatgcagacagacaggcaggctGGCAAATACATGCAGCCAGACTGA